The segment CGCCAAAAATGTTAACGATGACATCTGTTTCGCCGGTTTCTGCTGATGCAACTTCCCAGGGTGCCCAGATATTCATCTGATAATCCGCTGGACGACGAGCGGCTTTAAACCGAATTGAATATTGATTCCCACTGAATGTGAAGATGCCATATCCGTTCGGCGCACCATCTCGCATGGTTGTGTGGGGAATCCCGATTTCATCAAGTGCACCCCGCCACCAAGACCCTGATGTCGTCGCATGATTGTGGTGATGATGTGGGTCGTCCCCATGCCAACCGTGCTCCGGTCCAACGAAGTCATCCCGTTGGATGTGCGTGTGTGCTGACAGAGATAGCGTGTGGGGACGGTCGCCGAGTAGATTCATCAATTGCTTCACATCGCGCATCTCGGTCAACGGAATATGTAGGGATATAACAACAAGCTGATCTTTCGGCACGAAAGCGAGGTCGTTTCGAATGAAGGTCAGCTGCTGTTCTCCCACCTCACTCAAGTAGCGAGGGTTGTCTTCTTCATCGCGGTGAAAGTACACATTGTCGATGTTGATGAAATGGACAGGTCCCCAATCAAATGAATAGCACGCAGGACCGTAAACACGTTCAAAGGTCTCATCGGCGTACCGGTCGTCCGTAGCGAGAAAGTTCATATCGTGATTACCGTGGACGTTGTACCACGGTATCCCAACGGTAGCCATCACTGCGTTAAGTGGGTGAAATAAGTCCAAATCATCGCCTACCAAATCGCCAAGGCTGATTCCGAACACCGCATCCGTTCCAATAATTTCTTCAACGACATCATGTGCTAACCACTCAATCTCTTGCATATTATAGGGCTGTGTATCCCCGAAGACAAGTGCCTTGAAGGTATCCGGTTCGGGCTGTTCAGTGAGTGGGAAATCAATAGATGCCGGTAATGGACCGGTTGGTGCGATACCAGCATACTTCAGTCCTTCTGGTGAACCGTGCGGTTTGTGAATGTAATAAAATCTTGGAAGACGATTTTCATCAACCGGTGTCATGAACCCACGGGGCTTAATGACAAAGAGAATGGTGTCATCGCTGACTGCGAGCGAGTATTGCCCGTTGGCATCAGTTTGGACAACATCCTGCCCATTAGAGACGCGAACCCCAGGCAGCCCCTTCTCGTTGTCGTCCATCACTTGGTTTCCGTTTGTATCCAGAAATACAGTACCAGTTGCGGTTGCATTTTCTGCGACACTGTTTCCAATTGCGTAAAAAATCAAAATGGCGATTAAAGCCACAAATCTCCACTGTTTGTAAACCATGCTAATCCTCCTTGTAATCCCATTATTCCAATCCCCACTCCTGGCGGAGTTCCTCTATCGGTTTGTAACTTGCGCCTTTGTTGTAAAAATTACCGAGCCAACTGCCGTCTTCACGGAAAAAGAAGCGGTCATCTTTCTCTTCGCGAGCGAGTTGGTATCGCGTATCGATGCTGATACGATAGCGGTCAGAGCGATTCGGGGCACTGCTGTGCATCATGTAAAGTCCAAAGATAATAACATCCCCCGGCTGAAAATGCGCTGTTGCCAACGTGAATCCGAATTTCTCAACCATCTCACATGGATTAGTGCTGAACACAGCTTCCGTCAAATCGCTATCCATATCGGTCGCGCCGTATGTGGACTTTAACCGATCGTGCCGATGGGAACCGAGGCAGATGACAAGGGGTCCATTTTCCAGACCAATGTCTGTCAATGCGCTCCACATCGTGTACCGGTTCTGTGTGCCTCGCCCGACGTAAACGCTATCGTAGTGGAAATGGTTGTGTCCACCCTTCGCCATGCAGCGAAGCCATCGTTTGTCAAACGTAATGACCGAACCACCGAGGAATTCTTCGTAGAACCGCATCGTTCGTTGGCTATCCACAACATCAAGAATCGGTTTGGCATGCGCCACCTCAGTTTGCCGAAAGAAACTAAATGTCTGATTCGCTTCGCCGATGATACCCTCTTCAACCGAAGTGTCCGGCTTTAACCCACCGTTTTGCGCAATCGCTTGCAATGTCCAATGTGCCGCTCTCTCCGCATCCTTTCGCGGATGGAACCCTCGAATAAAGAGGTATCCATCCTCACGCATCTTTCTGTGCAACGCATTCGGATTGTTGAGAAGTGAGCTGGAATCTACTAATTCGACGATCTCCTCACCAAAATGAAAACGGTGCTCACCGAATTCAAAGGGTGTTCCCGCTGGGATCTTTTTCGGTGTCTTCAATGTTGTCATATCTTTAAGCAGTATGGTGCTGCAATTTCTCAAACAGATCCCTGAAAATCGCGTCCCGATTCACACTCGACGCAACACGCATGAGATGACGACTGTTATCAAAACTCCACGTCACCGCTTCTGTCAAGATGGGACTGTGAACGATTTCTGTCGGTACCCATGTCGGATTGATGAGGTATGCTGTCGCAGATATATCCCATATCACCTTTGACCAAGCGAAATGGTCGCTTGAGTAGTCTTTAAAGATTTCCACGAGGTAATCTCCGACTCTGCCTCTACCCTGCACATAGCGTTCCATCTCAGCAACTGTCGTGTGTAGATGTGAGACGACCCCGCGCGCTGGTAACCAAACGAATGGCACACCGCAGTCCAAAACCACTTGTGCACTCTGGAGGTCTTGCATAAGGTTGAACTCTTGGGTGTGGGGCCAGTACAACGGGTTACCA is part of the Candidatus Poribacteria bacterium genome and harbors:
- a CDS encoding calcineurin-like phosphoesterase family protein, translating into MVYKQWRFVALIAILIFYAIGNSVAENATATGTVFLDTNGNQVMDDNEKGLPGVRVSNGQDVVQTDANGQYSLAVSDDTILFVIKPRGFMTPVDENRLPRFYYIHKPHGSPEGLKYAGIAPTGPLPASIDFPLTEQPEPDTFKALVFGDTQPYNMQEIEWLAHDVVEEIIGTDAVFGISLGDLVGDDLDLFHPLNAVMATVGIPWYNVHGNHDMNFLATDDRYADETFERVYGPACYSFDWGPVHFINIDNVYFHRDEEDNPRYLSEVGEQQLTFIRNDLAFVPKDQLVVISLHIPLTEMRDVKQLMNLLGDRPHTLSLSAHTHIQRDDFVGPEHGWHGDDPHHHHNHATTSGSWWRGALDEIGIPHTTMRDGAPNGYGIFTFSGNQYSIRFKAARRPADYQMNIWAPWEVASAETGETDVIVNIFGGTKRSTVEIRLGEVGEWRPMTYTPQEDPYYKALKARDDTNQLERRLHTALRETLKSQLKEEGELPQRGRGISGIAKSTHIWQAQLPTNVPKGTHVIYVRTTDMFGQTFTGRRIIRVQ
- a CDS encoding phytanoyl-CoA dioxygenase family protein, with amino-acid sequence MTTLKTPKKIPAGTPFEFGEHRFHFGEEIVELVDSSSLLNNPNALHRKMREDGYLFIRGFHPRKDAERAAHWTLQAIAQNGGLKPDTSVEEGIIGEANQTFSFFRQTEVAHAKPILDVVDSQRTMRFYEEFLGGSVITFDKRWLRCMAKGGHNHFHYDSVYVGRGTQNRYTMWSALTDIGLENGPLVICLGSHRHDRLKSTYGATDMDSDLTEAVFSTNPCEMVEKFGFTLATAHFQPGDVIIFGLYMMHSSAPNRSDRYRISIDTRYQLAREEKDDRFFFREDGSWLGNFYNKGASYKPIEELRQEWGLE